The segment ACTCTCGCAATAGCAGGTACCCTACTTCCAGATTGATGTTATAAAAttatgatgataatgataatcaAGCAATAAATGCAATTCACTAAAAAcaattttcttctttcttcccagTGACGTCTGTGGTCAAGAGGTGATGGCAGTGCTGACTGAGCTTCACCACCACTACAACCCATTCCTACAGATGGCCACTCCCCTCCTTAACGCCTGAGTGctgcctccttcccctcctctccttctgcctcCCCTTGCTCATTTCCCACGTCTCCCTCCACGCTTCTCATCAAGCTGCCACTTGGCCCCTCCCCCTGCCCCCATCTCTCATCCCACTCCTCCATCCATTTCCTCAAGTTTTACTGCCACTATACTTCTACAATCATACTTTATTATGGCATGTTACGGACGCTCTCTGGACTCCCCGTGTACACTAGCCTTGCTGGTGGGTTTCCAGTTCGCCTTTGTTCTCTATTTCTCCCTTGGTGGCTTCAGAggcctggtgtctgtcctgGTGCACACCACAGGTCCAGAGTTTGATTATTCTCGACCTCACGACGTCTATACCAACCTTAGTCATTTGGGAGTACCGCCTCCCCCGCCTCGCAACTCAGGCACTGGACCACCTCCCACAGGACCACCGCTGAGAGACTGCCAGATCCCTTCCCCACTGCTCGGTGAGAGAGCCAGAGGGGTTCAATGTGTGCTGTTGTATGTAATACATTCATATAAAGAACAATTACAGAGTGAACGATTGGGTGGTGTTCTAAACTGACCATCAATAACACTTCTAACACTTTTTTCTGTTCCTCCAGTCGGACCCGTGTCTGTccatctttcctctcctctgtccctgGAGGAGATCAGACAGAGGAACCCGTTAGTGTTGCCGGGCGGACACTACCGACCTCCTGATTGTGAGCCCCGCCACCACACAGCGATAGTGGTACCATACCGGAACCGGCAGATCCACCTCCGTGCCCTACTCTATCACCTCCACCCCTTCCTGCAACGACAGCAGATCCACTACAGCATCTATATAGTACAGCAGgtatgtatgagtgtgtgtttgtgggtgcaTGCtagttaaaaaatgtattatctaTATGTCTTTCAGAGTTGTACTCAATAGCTTGCATTGTCTCTGTCATGAGAAATACATTTGCTCTATTGGTGTGATGTCAGTACATCACCAAAGTGAATGTCCAAGACAGGTGTCTTAAAAACCTGggcaaataaaaatatgaaaaatatatatatatttacatggcTACAGTGGATTTTTTTCCATAATTTGTATTAACTGTATATTTCAAATTATATTGTTAAGGACATTGATAATGTATGATGTCTGTAACTTCTCAGGCTACAATGACCACAACtgtaaccatagcaacacagTGTGAGATTATTTACTCACACATTCTCTCATGCTGTATTTGTTTCAGATGTAATACATTCATGTGTAGCTGTGTGttaccctctgtctctgtcttcagtGGGGCAACAGCACTTTTAATCGAGCCAAGCTGCTGAACGTTGGGGTGCGGGAGGCCCTCAGAGATGAAGACTGGAGCTGCATCTTCCTGCACGATGTTGACCTGCTGCCTGAGAACGACCACAACACCTATACTTGCCACAAACAGTTCCCGACACACCTGTCTGTGGCCATGGACAAGTTCAGATACAGGTAGaagcaaagtgtgtgtttgagtagaTGGACTTCTACACAAGTGTATTGTGCTGAGAAATTATTTTCAAGATTGTACATTGGTGATGTGACCCCACCAGGCTGCCATACCCACAGTATTTTGGTGGGGTGTCTGCAGTGACCCCAGACCAATATATGAAGATGAACGGCTTCCCTAACCAGTACTGGGGCTGGGGCGGAGAGGATGATGACATTGCTGCTAGGTGAGGAGGGATAATGGGTCACAGGTGCTGCATGACTGAACCGTAAACTGTGCATGTGAACATGTGAGATGTGCACGGGTGCTCAGTATCAGAACTGCCATTTAAGCCCCTCCCATTCTTcgtctttttctttaaatgtcttttgcGCGAcgcattcctttttttttctcatgtttaCAGTTTCTGTCccacatgttttccttttcttttacttttatttcatcTGTTCTAACATCATCCATCATCTTCACGTCTCCTCCCACTGCTGTGGCTTTGCTGTGTGTCTCTTGGAGTGGGCTCAGTGAGTATGTTCGCATGCATTAGCTTGCAGATTTGGGCTGGGCTGCGTGCTTGAGAGTTTTCAGGCAGTTTTCATCTCATTTCTATGCTGCGGTCCCCTCTGTCCACTTTCTGGCTCTTTTACTATTTGCAATCTGATAGTGTAAggaacaagaaaataaaaataaaaaaagcttgcACTAATTATTACATGAAGCAAAACTACGAGAACTTTCCTCCCCTACTCTTTGTAACACGTTGCCTTTTGTGCATGATGTTTGCAACCTAAAAATGTATCATGTACTGGACATTCACAACATTAGTTACACCATGTTTTGATTGACTTAGATAACTGGGACAAGCACCAGAGATGGAAAAAGGGAACCACAGTGTTTTCCACCGCCTATAAGCCATAAAAGTATGTTATTCTCATATGTCACCTacaattctgtttgttttctttatttttctgctaTCCCTTAGAGGCCAGATATATTCACACTGTGTGTTGCTTTGTATTTTAGAAAATAGCATGACTACTTAAGTGCCAGGCTTTGTTGATAATGGTAATATTGTTCTGACTGTGAATGAGAATCTGCTGTTCTTGTTGACTCGTGTGCTTCCTATCCAGAGTACGTCTATCTGGCATGAAGATCATGCGCCCTCCAGTGGCCATTGGTCATTACAAAATGATCAAGCATAAAGGAGACAGAGGCAATGAACAAAACCCACGCAGGTACCGGATGGACAcattgcagacacacaaacattacattttctaaTTTCGTGGGGCAATTTGGATGTTTCTGAAAGGGTACTGAGattatatttatgttgtctTTACAATAATGAATGTTTAATTGTTCTATTACATTCTATTTTTCACTAAATGTTAATAATGCTTTGGAAATATCTGGATTATGAAAACAAGCTCCTGTAATCAGCCAAAGCACCACAAGTTACATTCACATGGGAATATATCTGGATATATAATTGGAGAGGTCTTTTTCACAAGGAATATTTGACATTTGACTTTCCTGAAgagaattagatgagaagattgatgtcATTCTCATGTCTGTtcgttaaatatgaagctatagCCAGGatgctgttagcttagcataaagactgcatACAGGGGGAGACAGCTAGCTGGCTCTGTCCAAATATAACAAACCCTGCCTACAAGCGTCTCCAGAGCTCACCAACATGTTTTTATCTCTTTAGATTAATCCGATTGTTTAAGTGTCGGACCTGCcgccagtctttatgctaagctaagcaaacTGTCTCCTGGCTGTAGC is part of the Cyclopterus lumpus isolate fCycLum1 chromosome 7, fCycLum1.pri, whole genome shotgun sequence genome and harbors:
- the b4galt3 gene encoding beta-1,4-galactosyltransferase 3; the protein is MACYGRSLDSPCTLALLVGFQFAFVLYFSLGGFRGLVSVLVHTTGPEFDYSRPHDVYTNLSHLGVPPPPPRNSGTGPPPTGPPLRDCQIPSPLLVGPVSVHLSSPLSLEEIRQRNPLVLPGGHYRPPDCEPRHHTAIVVPYRNRQIHLRALLYHLHPFLQRQQIHYSIYIVQQWGNSTFNRAKLLNVGVREALRDEDWSCIFLHDVDLLPENDHNTYTCHKQFPTHLSVAMDKFRYRLPYPQYFGGVSAVTPDQYMKMNGFPNQYWGWGGEDDDIAARVRLSGMKIMRPPVAIGHYKMIKHKGDRGNEQNPRRFDLLKRTRLNWRSDGLNSLTYELLSRELEPLYTNLTVDIGEDPRVPQGKAPNPVKTATPVHQRSTSKLGGATKQEKRQESKGANMTVAKPAAEKTEPAQLKAANQTTHRKTEITTRKKPICCQQTCSFIQFVPKKAAAVSPPHPTVGLCFCAFSLLCAFYRLV